The following are from one region of the Macrobrachium nipponense isolate FS-2020 chromosome 21, ASM1510439v2, whole genome shotgun sequence genome:
- the LOC135198153 gene encoding zinc finger CCHC domain-containing protein 10-like isoform X2 yields MPVGNGRLLGNRSKPSAEGVRCQKCLEMGHWTYECTGKRKYVHRESRTCMLNKQLKQEEQGQQMEYLKTMIAMKKKRQKLEKRSNSHDSDSSSSSSSSSSSSSSSSSTSSSSSSTSDSSSSSTDTDSDSESDSSSLSDTSSDSSLSSSSKKKKGKKSQKRV; encoded by the exons GAAACCATCAGCAGAAGGTGTACGATGTCAGAAATGTCTAGAGATGGGGCATTGGACCTACGAATGCACAGGCAAAAGAAAATATGTTCATCGTGAATCAAGGACTTGTATGCTTAATAAGCAACTAAAACAAGAAGAGCAGGGACAGCAGATGGAGTATTT AAAAACAATGATAGCCATGAAAAAGAAAAGGCAGAAGTTGGAAAAACGAAGTAATTCTCATGATTCGGACTCCTCTAGTAGTTccagttcatcatcatcatcatcatcatcgtcatcttccacttcctcatcttcttcatccacGTCGGATTCTTCATCGTCATCAACAGATACAGATTCTGATTCAGAATCAGACTCTTCTAGTTTGTCTGACACCTCTTCTGACTCCTCACTTTCATCCTCgagtaaaaaaaagaagggaaaaaagagccagaagagGGTTTAA